CCTCGTCGATGACCAGCGCGCGCGACGTCTTCTTCGCCGAGTCGATCAGCGCCTGCTTGTCGAGCGGGAAGAGCGTGCGCGGGTCGATCACCTCCGCGCTGATGCCGAGCGTCGCCAGCATCTCGGCCGCGCCGAGCGCGACGTGCACCATGCTGCTCGTTGCGACCAGCGTGATGTCGTCGCCGGCGCGCTTGATGTCGGCCACGCCGAACGGGATCGTGTAGTCGCCGGCCGGTACCGGGCCTTTCAGTTTGTACATCATCTTGTCTTCGAAGAACGCCACCGGGTTGTCGTCGCGGATCGCGGTCTTGAGCAGCCCCTTGGCATCGTATGGGGTGGACGGCAGCACGACCTTCAGCCCCGGCACGTGGCTGAACCAGGCGTGCAGCGACTGCGAGTGCTGCGCGGCCGAGCGGCGCGTCGCGCCGAGCGTCGTGCGCATGACCAGCGGCACCTTGAGCTTGCCGCCCGACATATAGTGGATCTTCGCCGCCTGATTGACCATCTGATCCATCGTCAGCGTGATGAAGTCGCCGAACATGATGTCCACGACCGGCCGCAGACCGGTCATCGCCGCGCCGACGCCGAGGCCGGTGATACCTGCCTCGGAGATCGGCGTGTCGAGCACGCGCTCGGGGCCGAACTCCTCAACGAGCCCGGATAGCACCTTGAACGGCGTGCCCGCCTCGGCCACGTCCTCGCCCATGATGAACACGGTCGAGTCGCGCCGCATTTCCTCGGCCAGCGCCTCGCGGATCGCCTCGCCGTATGTCAGTTCACGTTCTGGCATGATGGTCTCGCTTGATTCGTTGTCCGTAGGGGCACGCTGCCGCGTGCCCGCTGGGCGCATGCAATGCGCCCCTACGCGCTACGCGTACACGTCCTGCGTCACCTCGCGCACGTCGGGGAACGGCGCGTTCAGCGCAAACTCCGCGCCCGCCTCGATCTCCGCGTGCACATCGGACTCGATGCGCTCCAGCACGCCCCGGTCGGTCAGGCCCGCGCCGATCAGCCAGTCGGCCAGCGTCTGCAGCGGGTCGCGCTCGGTCCGCCACTGCGTCTCTTCGTCTTTCGAGCGGTAGTAGGCGCGGTTGATGTCGCCGACGTGGTGGCCGTGATAACGGTAGGTGTGGCAGAGCAGGAACGCCGGCCCCTCGCCGCGCCGCGCGCGCTCGACCAGCCGCCCGGCCGCCCCGTACACCGTGCGCACATCCTGCCCGTCCACCTCTTCGGCATGGATGCCGAACGCCGCCGCGCGCGCCATCAGTTCGCCGGCCGCCGTCTCGCGGCGGTGCGTGTACTCGTTGTAGAGGTTGTCCTCGCAGACGTAGATCACCGGCAACTTCCACAACTGCGCCATGTTCATCGCTTCGTAGAGCAGGCCCTGGCCCAGCGCGCCGTCGCCGAAGAAGCAGACCGCCACGCGCCCGTTGCCGAGCCGCTTGGCCGCCAGCGCCGCGCCGGTCGCCAGCCCCTGGCTGCCGCCGACGATCGCGTTCGCGCCGAGGTTGCCGGTGTCCTGGTCGGCGATGTGCATCGAGCCGCCCTTGCCGCGGCAGTAGCCCGCTTCCTTGCCGAGCAGTTCGGCAAACATCCGGTCGGGCGCGGCGCCTTTGGCCAGGCAGTGGCCGTGGCCGCGATGCGTGCTCGTGATGTAATCGTCGCGGCGCAGCGCCTCGCAGACGCCGACGGCGACCGCCTCCTCGCCGATGTACAGGTGCGCGAGGCCGGGCATCTGCGCGTGCGTGTAGAACTCGTTGACCTTCTCCTCGAACGCGCGGATGCGCGCCATTTGCGCGTACATGTGAAGGACCTGCTCGACATCGACGGGCGACGCCGGAACGGCGGGTGCTGATGAAGTCATAGGCACACCTGGTTGCTTGTCAGCCGGGAAATGACGAAGCCTCAAACCACGGGGTCTGAGGCTCCACTGTCTTGACGCACTTGCCGCAAATGGTCCTGCATCGCCGCGCGCGCGGCGACCGGGTCGTGGCGCGTGACGGCATCGAGAATGCGCTTGTGATGCGACTGCCCGCGCTGGGCGCCGCCATTCACGCGGAAGATCTGCGAGCGCTGCTCGCGCAGCAGATCGACGATCGGGTCGATCAGGTTGAGGATGAGCGGGTTGTCGGTCGCTTCGGCCAGCGTCAGGTGGAAGTCGAGGTCGGCCTCGATGAACGTGTCCGAATCGGACAGCGCGGCATCCATCGCGGCGACCGCATCGTTCAGCGCTGCGATGTGCTCGGCCTGCGCGCGGACGGCGGCCAGCGCGGCGATCTCCGGCTCGAAGATCTCGCGCACCTCGACGAGTTGCCGCACCGCCTCGCGGCCGCCGAACTTCATGGCGAGATCAAGCGAGTGGCGCACGGCGCGCGAGGTGCCGTTGGTGATGAACGTGCCGCGCCCGGGCTGCACATCAACCAGCCCTTTTTCGGAAAGCGACTTGATCGCCTCGCGCACCGCCGTGCGGCTGACGCCGAACTGGACGCCCAAATCGCGCTCGGTCGGCAGTTGGTCGCCGACCTTGAGGTCGCCATTCGTGATCCGTAGCTCGATCTGGCTGACGATCTGCTCGTACAGCCGTTCGGCGCGGATGGTTTTGTAGGCGGGTGCGCTCATCGTGGAGGTATGATGGTATGATGATACGACCAGTTGGTGGAAAAGTCAATACCAAATTCTAGAAACTTCCGCATGGAATAGTTACGAATATGTCCAGTTGATGTCTTGGATTCGATCCTTCCTGATCGTTCCGGTAGTCACCCCGGGAACGACGGCTTTGCCTTGACTTGCTCCAAAACAACCTTCCTTTTGGGCACCATGATACACCTCTTTAGCTGAGTTGAGGCTTGACGGTCCGAGAGTTTAGCCTATACTTGCGATGTAAATGCAAGCTTTGGGCGGATGGTCCCCACAAACACCCCAGAGCGGAGATCATGCGGCGGTTCCCGTTCAAACGAGTGTTTATGTTCACGCAGGATGAGCTTCCCAGGTTCGTCTTTGGAGCTAATATGACAAGTGGTCAAATCGCTTCCAGTGTTGTGTCAGTTGGGCATGAGATTGCCACAATAAATGTAACGATTGGACCGAGATTCCTTAATCTGTTCAGCGAGCAATTGTACTCGTCTCCAAATAAAGCCTTTGAAGAGCTCGTGTCAAATTCTTGGGATGCTGGAGCACAGCATGTATACATCGGCGTACCTGCGAACTTAGATGATTCGTCCGCGGCTGTATGGGTATTGGACGACGGCGAATCAATGGATTTGAAAGGCTTACAAATTCTATGGCACGTTGCTGAATCACCGAAGAGGAACGCTCCTGCCGCAAGCGGCCGACCACAGATTGGCAAGTTCGGGATAGGTAAACTCTCTACTTATATTTTGGCAGACGAAGTCACATATGTATGCAAGTCGGGCGATGGGTTGATCCGAGCTGTAACCATGGACTATCGCAGAATCGATGAAGCAGCTGGAAGCCATTTGGATTTAAGCGTACCATCTCTGGGACTTGGTGTACGTGTCATTGAGGAAAAAGACCTCGGTGCATTGCTAGCTGATCTTCCCGCAGCCAAAGAGATTCTCGAGCTAATTAGCAACGGAGTACCAAAGCCGAAGAGCGACAGCCTTTGGAATGACGACTATGGTGCTGATACTCCCCCTCCAACTGACAATCTTGGGACTTGGACACTGGTCTTACTAACGCATCTAAAACCAAAAGGCAGAGCAATGCAGGCAGGTTGGATACGTCGAATATTGCGCACGGCATTGCCTTTGGGCTCCACGATAACGATTGTATTCAACGAAGAGGCTCTGTGGCCGTCGAAAATTGAAAAGGGTCTTGCAAAGGAATGGCGCATCGGCCCAGGTCTTGGCATTCCAACGATTTCGATACCTGGCGACTCCGATGATGAGGAGGTATATCGAGTAACAGAAGCGGACAATCCGGTTCCACATGTCACGATAGAAGGTATGGAAGGGCAAGTTACTGGCTTCGTCCGCCTGTATGAGGATTCGATTTCTGGAGGCAAGAGTGAGGCATTGGGTTTCTCAAATGGATTCTTCGTGAATATTTATGGACGTGTCGTAAACTCGACTGATCCGTACTTTGGATTGGACGATCTCAGCCACACAGTTTGGTCCAAATTTCGTGCGACGATACGTGCCGATGGTCTGGACGATCAGATCGCCGTAAATCGCGAGGAACTTCAGGAGACGGAGTCATTAAGGATCTTCAAGGGGTTTTTGCGAGCCATATTCAATAAGGCTCGTGTCGAGCATACCAAGTTGATTCGGGCAGCGTGGGCTGATGTCGGCGACGCCCTGGTCGAGTCTTGGAACGCGATGCCAATAGAGCCCTTACATCGTATAGTTCTTGAACGTTTGGAAAACCGTACAGATCTGCCGGAGTTCATTGAGGTATCTGGCGATGTGGACGAAGACAAGCTCAGGAATGAATGGGATCAGACCGCAAAAGATCGCCCAGGGGCACTGATTAACAATGTGTTATTTGAGTCATCGAAGCCGGAAGACCCATTGGTACACTATGATGTCCATAAGCGCCAAGTCTTAGTTAACAGCAGTCACCCATTTGCTGTCGAGCATTTCGGCACGGTTGAGCAGCAACAACTCTTGCGCGATACTGCGCTGATTGAGTTACTAACTGATGCATATATGGTGGATATCGGCATCAACGACGATCAAGTGCATGATGTTCGAGAATACCGCGATCAGGTTCTTCGAACAATCGCGCGAGTTAATCGCCAATCCGGGGGGCAAATTGCAAGCATGTTAATGGATGCCACATCACATGCCAAAGCCTTGGAACATATTGTCGGGGATGCGCTTGATTATTTAGGCTTAAGTGTGCGCCGCCTTGGCCAGCATGGACAACCCGAAGGAGTAGCGACGGCTCCAGTGTCGCCGAAGAAACTATCGATGAAGCAACCTGACAAGATTGCCACCTATAGTTTTACTTACGATGCAAAATCCACGACCAAACGCAAGGCAAAGACGGCAAATCTAACAATCGCGGGACTCAAGAAGCATCGCATTGATGAAGAGGCAGACTATACATTGATGATCGCACCAGATTACCAGGTGGCAGAACTTCTGCTTTCGGAGTGCGAACAGAACCAGATAACGCCAATGAGAGCTGGTGATTTGGCACGGCTCGTAATGTTGACCGCGGCTACTGGACCAATCGATCTGGAGCTATTTAGAGAAATCTTTGCTTTCACGAACCCTGATGATGTTGGAGCGTGGGTCAAAAACCTCATTGAGAAGACAATCAAGGAACCACGACTATCTCTGGATTTGTTTTTTCAGGCTCTTAACAGCATAGGCTATACTGGGCCGAATGCAATTCATACATCCCTTATTGCTGATAGGATAGCTCAAGCCTCCAAAGGGAAAGTCCATCCCAACAGAGTATCCCTTAACAGTCTAGTGAGTGGCCTTCAAGTACTTGTGCCCAATCTGATCAGGTTGAGTCCAGACGGCACGCTGTTCTTAAGCACTTCACCGGAAAAACTACGCAGCGCTATCCAGTTGCAGATAAGTGAAGTTCCTGAGGAAATCCGATTTGGCCTCGGCAAGCAGGTGTCATAAACCTTAAATGACAGCCCAGAAGCTTGAACCCATCCATCCATTCCCGGCACGCATGGCTCCGGAAATTGCCCTGGATCAATGCCGGGCCTTTCCGCGCGGGTCAGTCGTGCTTGACCCAATGGCTGGGTCTGGAACTACGCTGCGCCTAGCCGCAGAGCATAACCATAAGGGCATCGGCTTTGACACAGATCCACTTTCAGTGTTACTTGCATCTGTATGGACAACGCCAGTTGATGTGCTTGAATTAATGCGCGTAGGCCACGACGCCATCTCTTGTGCGAAGAAAATTAAGCTGGCCCAGATTGCCCTGCCTTGGATTGACGATGACGAGCCAACAAAAGCCTACATTGACTTTTGGTTCGGCGTGAAGCAACGCAATGATTTAAGGAAGCTCTGCTACTGTATTGCTCCCATCCAGGGTTCAATTGGCGATGTACTGCGCCTTGCAATTAGCAAAATCATAGTTACAAAACAGAGAGGCGCTTCTCTAGCATGGGATGTGTCACATGGACGGCCTCACAAGGTCAAGGAAAGGAATGATTTTCAGGTACTCGACGGATATGAGCAAGCTTTGAAGCGGATTGCAAATCTATTGAAAGACCAACCGCCGCCAGGCAACGTGCAGATCCACATTGGTGATGCTCGATTCATGCACTCTATAGCTAACAATTCTGTCGATGTCGTCATGACATCTCCGCCTTATCTCAACGCAATTGACTATATGCGCGGACATCGATTGGCCTTGGTATGGCTTGGCTATCGCATGGGAGATTTGGGTGCAATCAGATCGGCCAATATTGGCGCAGAACGCCGGTTGACAGATATTGAACAAATTCGATTGGCAAATGAGCTGCTTGCACATATTCGATTCGACGGCGACCTCTCCACTTCCCACAAGGGAATGATACAGCGTTATGCATTCGATATGTATACAGTAATAACCGAATTTCATCGCGTGTTACGGCATGGAGGAAAGTTGGTAATCGTTATTGGCAATTCTCACTTAACGGGCGTATTGGTCGACAACGCATTAATTCTATCGCATATCGCCGATAGGATCGGGTTACAATCGACAGCGCGACACGAACGTGCTATTCCTGCTAATAGACGCTACTTGCCACCGCCACGCAAAGCCGAACGGACGACCCTGGACAATAGAATGTTGACAGAAACGATATTAGCATTCGACCGGCCTTGATGGAGATGCTGGTGCCCAAGCGTGTCATCTACCGGCACGCAGGAGACCGCAGAGGGACGGCCGCACCCAAAAGAGCCCGATGGCTAATAACTAGTATCGTGTCGCAGCTTGAAGGTTGTGCGACGGGTGGATAATTGTAACGGGAGAACCGAAGTTTTTCTAGGCGCTCACCATGCCAACAAGCGCATATCTCTCTGCCGCCACACGGAGCGCTTCGTCGCAACCGCAACACAAACCGCCGCGCTGATCAGCGCGGCGGTCTTGCGTTGCTTTCCGCGCGGCTCGCTGGAAACTCTCGCTGCCTTGCCGGATCATCGCTATGCCATCTGGGAGGCCGCCTGCCGACTTAAAATTCGCGCATCGTGCTTGACAGAATAGAACAAATGTGCTAAACTGAGTTCGTGCCGGATGCGGTGTCCCTGCATCGACATGGCGTTTGAATCCGATCGGATTTCGACCGCTCGCGTTTGAATAATAACGTGCCCCGGACCAATGAAATCGGCCCAATCGGGCAAACTGTGCTGATTCTTTGAAAAACGCGGGAAATCAAACGCTGTCATCGGTGGGCTTGTCCCCGGAGCTATCCAGCGCGCGGCATGCGCTCCGCCGCCACACGGAGCGCTTCGGCGTAACCACGGCGAGAGTGACTGGCATCCGAGCGGCAGCGGCGAGTTCGATCTGGTGCGGCTGCACATACGCCTTGACCAAGCTCAACAATTTCACGCGCCGACACAGCAACGGGTTCGCGGAAGGCGACAATCTGAAGATCAAGTCGATCAATTGGCGTGCCTTTGGCTACCGTAACTTCAACAGCTTCCGTCACCACGTTCTGACACCTTTTGAGCCCCGTTACCGGTAAAGCCGGGAGAGCCGGCTTTGGAAAAGCCCTGGGTCAACTCGTCGGGTTAGACAGCGGCACCCGGCCGTGCCATAATCAGCCTGTCGCCAGTCGCATGCCGGCATCGTTGAGACGCGGCGCGCAGTCGACGAAATGCGCGTATGCGTCGCAACGTCCGCAGCGAACACGCCCGCTTATGCCTGAACTGCCTGAACTCGAAGTCGTCGCCGAAGTCCTGCGCCGCCGCGTGGTGGGCCTGCGTGTCGGGGGCGTCGAGCTGTTTCGCGGCAGCGCGATCGTCGTGCGCGACCTGACACATGTGGGATTCGCCGAGCACATGACCGGCGCAACGCTTGCCGGCGCCACGCGGCGCGGCAAGTTCCTCGTCTGCCCGCTGGAGCCGGCGGCCGGCGACGCACTGTTCCTCGTCATCAACCCCAAGCTGACCGGGCGATTGCAGCTCGTCGCGCCCGCCGAGAAGCGGCACGCCAAGACACACATCGTCTGGTCGCTGTCCGATGGCCGCGAGCTGCGCTACATCGACCAGAAGACGATGGGCCAGGTCTACCTGACGCCCGATACCGCCGTAGTGCCGGACTTCGCCGGCATGGGCCCCGAGGCGCTGGAGATCACCCGCGAGGCGTTCCGCGAGCGCATCCGGCGCTTCCGCGGCGAGATTAAGGGCGTGCTGACGCGCGGCGACTTCGTGGCGGGCATTGGCAACGCGTACGCCGACGAGATCCTCTGGGCGGCGCGCCTCTACCCGTTCCGCAAGCGCACGCAGTTGAAGCCGCCCGAGATCGACGCGCTCTACGACGCGATGCGCGCGACGCTGAGCGATGCGACGGAGAAGGTGCGCGCCGAGATGGGTGAGAACATCCACCTCAAGCCGCGCGACTTCATGGCCGTGCACATGAAGAGCGGCGAGCCGTGCCCGCGCTGCGGCGCGACCATCTCGCTGATCGGCGCGAACCAGCGCATCACAAACTTCTGCCGCACCTGCCAGCCGGGCGGCATGTTCCGGGGCATGTGATGCCAATCCGTATCAAAACAGAATTCAACACAAAGGCACAAAGACACGAAGAAAACAAGAATTTCTTTGTGCCTTCGTGTCTTTGTGTTGATCGGTTTGCCTTTCGGCGGCATCGGTGATGCCCTATCTGTCGGTTGTCTCCGTCGGCGAGATCACGATTGACCACTACCTCGATCTCGGCCAAACATTTGTCGGCGGCATCTCGCTCAACTTCGCGGTGAACTGCAAGCGCGCCGGCGCGGAACAGGCGGCGCTGATCAGCCGCGTGGGCACGGCCGACACGGAGCGCGTGCGCGCCAAACTATCTGCCGAGGGCGTCGATGACTCGCATGCGCGGGTGCTCGCCGGCCCGACCGCCGTGCAGGCGATCGACGTGACGTCCGATGGCGAGCGCATCTTCCCGCCCGGCGGCTACCGCCCCGGCGTGCTCGACGGCTTCGTGCTCGACGACGCCGACATGGAGTTCATCCGGCAGCACAACGTCCTCGCTTGCGCCTGCTTCCGGCAGGCGGAGCCGCTGTTCCGACAGGCGCTGGCCGTGCCGTTCGAGGGCGCGCGCGTCGCCGACTTCCTCGACCTGTCTGACTTCGGCGGCGACCCGCAGACGATTGCGCGGTACGCCGACCGGCTTGCCATCGCGTTCGTCAGCGGCGATGAGGCGCTGGTCGATGCTCTGCGCCCCCTGTCGCGCGCCACGTCATGCATCTGCGTCGTCACGCACGGTGCGCGCGGCAGCACCGCGCTGTCCGGCGGCGTGCTCGCGCGCCAGCCCGCCGTGCCGGTGCCGCGCGTCATCGACACCACCGGCTGCGGCGACGCGTTTCAGGCCGCCTTCACCGTTTCCTATCTGCGCGACGGCGATATCGCCCGCGCACTGAACGCCGGCGCGACACTGGCCGCCGTCGTCGCGCAGCATTACGGAGCCACCGGATGACCCGCTTTCGAGAGATCTTCCCGAACCCCAAACCGATCGTCGGCATGATCGCCCTGCCGCCGCTTCCGGGCTACCCCGAGTTCACGCGCATCGACGCGTACATCGAGCGCGCGCTGGGCGACCTGCGCGCGCTGGAGGACGGCGGCGCGGACGGCGTCTGCGTCGAGAACGACTACGACCACCCGCACACACTGACTGGCGGGCCGGAGATCATCGCGTCGTTCACGCGCATCGTGAGCGAGGTGATGCGCCACGCGCGCGTGCCGGTCGGGCTGGAGGTGCTGCTGAACGACTGGCGCGCTTCGCTGGCGATCGCGCTGGCGACCGGCGCGCAGTTCATCCGCATGGACTTCTTCGTCGACCGCGTGCGCATCAAGGCCGGCGTGATCGAGCCGGAGCCGGAGGCGGTGCTGGCCTACCGCGCGCGCATCCGGGCCGAGCACGTCGCGCTGTTCACCGACGTGCAGGTCAAATACAGTGAGTCGCTGGAGCCGGGCAAGCGGCTGTCCACCTCGGTGCGGCAGGCGGTGCAGCATGGCGCGGATGCCGTGATCGTCACCGGCCGCGAGACCGGCCAACCGCCGACGCTGGATGACGTGCGCGAGGCGCGCGAGGCGGCTGGCGACTTCCCGGTGTTGCTCGGCAGCGGCACCGCGCCCGGCAACGCCGGCGCGCTGCTGCGTGTCGCCGACGGCGCGCTGGTCGGCACGTCGCTCAAAGATGGCAGCGACTGGCCGTACACCGTCGTGCCGTCGCGCGTGCGCGCGCTGATGGACGTGGTGCGCGGCGTGCGCGCCAATCCCGCCCTATGAGGCTGCTATGAACCCTGTGCAACTGCCTTCCGATTACGCCGAGCGCGTGTATGCCGGCGTGCTGGGCAAGCTGATCGGCGTCTATCTCGGCCGCCCGTTCGAGGGCTGGACCCGCGCGCGCGTCGAGCGCGAGCTTGGCGAGGTGCGCGACTACGTCAACGCGCGCATGCCGGGCAAGCCGCCGATCGTCGTGCCCGACGACGACGTGAGCGGCACGTTCACGTTCCTGCGCGCGCTGTCCGACCACGGCGCGTCGCCGGCACTGACCGCCGCGCAGGTTGGCCAGACCTGGCTGAACTACCTGATCGAGCGGCAGACGGTGCTCTGGTGGGGCGGCATGGGCAACTCGACCGAGCACACGGCGTACATGCGGCTCAAGTGCGGCGTCCCCGCGCCGCGCTCCGGTTCGATCGCACTCAACGGGCAGGTGGTGGCCGAGCAGATCGGCGCGCAGATCTTCATCGACGGCTGGGGCATGGTCGCGCCCGGCCGCCCGGCGCTCGCCGCCGACCTGGCGCGCAAGGCCGCCTCGGTCAGCCACGACGGCGAGGCGCTGCACGCCGCCGTCCTCATCGCCGCGATGGAGGCGCAGGCGTTCGTTGAGCGCGATATGGACAAACTGTTCGAGACCGGACTGTCGTTCATCCCGCCGGACAGCCTGATTGCCAGGCTCATCAGCGACGTGCGCCGCTGGAGCGCGCTCGATGAAGACTGGCGCGCCACGCACGAGCGGATCGCCGCGACGTACGGCTACGACAAGTACGGCGGCAACTGCCACGTCGTGCCGAACCACGCGATCATCATCCTGTCGCTCGCCTATGCGCCCGACGACTTCGCGCAGGCGCTGATGATCGCCAACACGGCCGGCTGGGACACCGACTGCAACAGCGGCAACGTCGGTTGCCTGCTCGGTATCAAGGACGGCCTCGGTGCGATCGATCGCGGCCCGGTCGACTGGCGCGGTCCGGTGGCCGACCGGCTGTATCTGCCGACCGCCGACGGCGGCCGTTGTATCAGTGACGCCGTGCAGGAAGCGGAGCGCGTCGTCGCGCTCGGCCACGCGCTGGCCGACCTGCCGTATGCGCCGCCCAAGCGGGGCGCGCGCTTCCACTTCAGCCGGCCGGGCGCGGTGCAGGGCTTCCATGCCGAGGGGGATGGCGCGCGGCTGTCGAACATCGTGCGCGGCGGCAGCCGCATGCTGGCGCTGCATCACGCCGGCGTGGCGCGGATGAGCACGCCGACGTTCCTGCCGGAGGAGGCGTTCCGGATTACCGGCGGCTACCAGTTGCCGGCCTCGCCCACGCTCTACGCCGGGCAAACGGTCGAGGCGGCAGTCGTCAGCGACAGCAGCGCGCAGGCCGCGCTGTTCGTACGCATGTACGGCGCGGACGACCGCCTGGTCGAGGCGAGCGGCCCGGCCGTGATGGTGCGCGCGGGTGAATCTGCGCGCCTGACGTGGTCGCCGGCGGTGGTCGACGGCTCGCCGATCGCCGAGGTCGGCGTGGCGGTGCAAGACGCGACGCCGGGCACGCTCTATCTCGATGCGCTGACCTGGTCGGGCGCACCGGACGTGACGCTGCGGCCGCCCGCGCACAACGGCGCGCGCTGGGCGCGCGCCTGGGTGCAGGCGTGCGACGATGCGTGGTTCCGCAGCAACGGCCTGCGCGTCATGCAGGACGAGGGCGCCGGCCTGCTGATCCAGGGCGAGCGCGGCTGGCGCGACTATGCCGTGCGCGCGACCGTCGTGCTGCACATGGCGCAGCGCGCGGGCATCGCCGCTTGCGTGCAGGGCACGCGCCGCTACTACGCGCTGCTGCTGTGCGACGACGGCATGGCGCGACTGGTCAAGGCGCTGGATGGCGAGCGCGTGCTGGCCGAGACGGCGTTCGCGTGGGCGCTCGATGGCGCGTACGACATGCAGTTGAACACGGCGGGCGAGCGGCTGACGGCGATGATCGACGGGCGCGTGCTGTTCGATCTGCGTGACGACGACCGGCCGCTGAATGAGGGCGCGGTCGCGCTGGTGATTGCGGAGGGGCGGCTGGATTGCGCGGCGGTGGCCGTGCGGGGCTTGCCCAGGTCGTAGGGACAGGTCTCTGATACTGTTTCCAAATGAGTATGTCCGCATGTGCTTGTACAGGTATGTGCGGCACGACACGAATCGTCGCCCTCCCCGTTGGCTTTTCCCCTTCTCCCCCGCGCGCGGGGGAGAAGGGGCCAGGGGATGAGGGGGTCGCGAATTGCGTGCGCACAGCTACTATGAGGACATAGTCAAAGTGAAACAGTATGACATCTCAAAGGGTGCGACACGTGGCCCGTCCCACCGGGCCGAGACCCGCCGCCACGCGGATGCGCCGTCAGTGCGCAGTCCGCACGGGTTGCGATGCCCCCTCGCCGTTCGGTATTCGGTATAATGAGCGTGGCGCGTAGTGGCGCGCCTGCCATGCCTATTCAAACTCGCACAGGCCCGGATGCGCGGCCACTGATCGTCAACGTGCGCCGCGAGTCGATCATTCTGATGGAAGGCGCCGACCGTGAATACACGTTCGACCGGGCCGGGCGGCTGGTCGGCGTGTTCCGTGACGGCCGGCGCTACCGGCGCAGCCTGCAAAACACAGTGCTGGCCAAACAGGCCGGACCGCGCCGGGGCGTCTCGGCGCGCCTGCGGCGCATGCTGGCCGCCGCCGAGGTGCAGGCGCTGGTGGATGAAGCGTACGGCTTTGCGCGCGGCGCGGCGGCGCGGCTGGACGATGCGCCCCAAACACGCGACGCGCTGGCGCGCGTGGCCGGCTACGACTACGCGCGGCTGGAGCGCGAGCGCGCCGACTTCGACCGGCTCTACCGCCCGATTACGATTCTGCCGCCCGACCAGTACCTGGCGCTCTACCTGCAGGCGACCGAGGGCTGCTCGTACAACGACTGCGCGTTCTGCGGTTTCTACCAGGACCGGCGCTTCCACGTCAAGTCGCTCGACGAGTTCCGAGCGCACGTGCGCGACGTGCGCGCCTTCTTCGGC
The sequence above is a segment of the Chloroflexota bacterium genome. Coding sequences within it:
- a CDS encoding FadR family transcriptional regulator — encoded protein: MSAPAYKTIRAERLYEQIVSQIELRITNGDLKVGDQLPTERDLGVQFGVSRTAVREAIKSLSEKGLVDVQPGRGTFITNGTSRAVRHSLDLAMKFGGREAVRQLVEVREIFEPEIAALAAVRAQAEHIAALNDAVAAMDAALSDSDTFIEADLDFHLTLAEATDNPLILNLIDPIVDLLREQRSQIFRVNGGAQRGQSHHKRILDAVTRHDPVAARAAMQDHLRQVRQDSGASDPVV
- a CDS encoding ATP-binding protein; the encoded protein is MFTQDELPRFVFGANMTSGQIASSVVSVGHEIATINVTIGPRFLNLFSEQLYSSPNKAFEELVSNSWDAGAQHVYIGVPANLDDSSAAVWVLDDGESMDLKGLQILWHVAESPKRNAPAASGRPQIGKFGIGKLSTYILADEVTYVCKSGDGLIRAVTMDYRRIDEAAGSHLDLSVPSLGLGVRVIEEKDLGALLADLPAAKEILELISNGVPKPKSDSLWNDDYGADTPPPTDNLGTWTLVLLTHLKPKGRAMQAGWIRRILRTALPLGSTITIVFNEEALWPSKIEKGLAKEWRIGPGLGIPTISIPGDSDDEEVYRVTEADNPVPHVTIEGMEGQVTGFVRLYEDSISGGKSEALGFSNGFFVNIYGRVVNSTDPYFGLDDLSHTVWSKFRATIRADGLDDQIAVNREELQETESLRIFKGFLRAIFNKARVEHTKLIRAAWADVGDALVESWNAMPIEPLHRIVLERLENRTDLPEFIEVSGDVDEDKLRNEWDQTAKDRPGALINNVLFESSKPEDPLVHYDVHKRQVLVNSSHPFAVEHFGTVEQQQLLRDTALIELLTDAYMVDIGINDDQVHDVREYRDQVLRTIARVNRQSGGQIASMLMDATSHAKALEHIVGDALDYLGLSVRRLGQHGQPEGVATAPVSPKKLSMKQPDKIATYSFTYDAKSTTKRKAKTANLTIAGLKKHRIDEEADYTLMIAPDYQVAELLLSECEQNQITPMRAGDLARLVMLTAATGPIDLELFREIFAFTNPDDVGAWVKNLIEKTIKEPRLSLDLFFQALNSIGYTGPNAIHTSLIADRIAQASKGKVHPNRVSLNSLVSGLQVLVPNLIRLSPDGTLFLSTSPEKLRSAIQLQISEVPEEIRFGLGKQVS
- a CDS encoding transposase, encoding MKNAGNQTLSSVGLSPELSSARHALRRHTERFGVTTARVTGIRAAAASSIWCGCTYALTKLNNFTRRHSNGFAEGDNLKIKSINWRAFGYRNFNSFRHHVLTPFEPRYR
- a CDS encoding Fpg/Nei family DNA glycosylase translates to MPELPELEVVAEVLRRRVVGLRVGGVELFRGSAIVVRDLTHVGFAEHMTGATLAGATRRGKFLVCPLEPAAGDALFLVINPKLTGRLQLVAPAEKRHAKTHIVWSLSDGRELRYIDQKTMGQVYLTPDTAVVPDFAGMGPEALEITREAFRERIRRFRGEIKGVLTRGDFVAGIGNAYADEILWAARLYPFRKRTQLKPPEIDALYDAMRATLSDATEKVRAEMGENIHLKPRDFMAVHMKSGEPCPRCGATISLIGANQRITNFCRTCQPGGMFRGM
- a CDS encoding BtpA/SgcQ family protein, which produces MTRFREIFPNPKPIVGMIALPPLPGYPEFTRIDAYIERALGDLRALEDGGADGVCVENDYDHPHTLTGGPEIIASFTRIVSEVMRHARVPVGLEVLLNDWRASLAIALATGAQFIRMDFFVDRVRIKAGVIEPEPEAVLAYRARIRAEHVALFTDVQVKYSESLEPGKRLSTSVRQAVQHGADAVIVTGRETGQPPTLDDVREAREAAGDFPVLLGSGTAPGNAGALLRVADGALVGTSLKDGSDWPYTVVPSRVRALMDVVRGVRANPAL